A stretch of Methylogaea oryzae DNA encodes these proteins:
- a CDS encoding phosphomannomutase CpsG (capsular polysaccharide biosynthesis protein; catalyzes the formation of D-mannose 6-phosphate from alpha-D-mannose 1-phosphate), whose product MSELTCFKAYDVRGKLGDELNEDIAYRIGRAYAQYLGAARVVVGSDVRKTSAPLKQALAQGLMDAGADVIDIGLSGTEEIYFATFHLDVDGGIEVTASHNPMDYNGMKFVGKGALPISGDSGLRTIQKLAETADFQPAARQGALTHQSILEPYVDHLLGYIDQAKLRPLRLVVNAGNGAAGHVIDAIEQRFADANTPIEFIKVHHAPDSDFPNGIPNPLLPENRAATAEAVQQHGADIGIAWDGDFDRCFLFDEKGRFVEGYYIVGLLAEAFLHKHPGEKIIHDPRLTWNTIDIVTQAGGVPIQSKTGHAFIKERMRAENAIYGGEMSAHHYFRDFAYCDSGMIPWLLVAELLSTKQKTLSQLVDERVSTYPCSGEINYKVSSQPEAINRVLEHYAPLAPRIDNTDGLSMEFSDWRLNLRGSNTEPLLRLNVESRADPASVDEHVRQIERLIAATT is encoded by the coding sequence ATGTCGGAATTAACCTGCTTTAAAGCCTATGACGTTCGCGGCAAACTCGGCGACGAACTCAACGAAGACATCGCCTATCGAATCGGGCGCGCCTATGCGCAATACCTCGGCGCCGCGCGCGTGGTTGTCGGCAGCGACGTACGCAAAACCAGCGCCCCCCTCAAGCAGGCCCTGGCGCAAGGGTTGATGGACGCGGGAGCGGACGTCATCGACATCGGCCTGAGCGGCACGGAAGAAATTTATTTCGCCACCTTCCACCTCGACGTGGACGGAGGAATAGAAGTTACCGCCAGCCACAACCCCATGGACTACAACGGGATGAAATTCGTAGGCAAAGGCGCCCTGCCGATCAGCGGCGATTCCGGCTTGCGGACCATCCAAAAGCTGGCTGAAACAGCGGACTTTCAGCCGGCCGCCCGCCAAGGCGCGCTCACGCACCAATCCATTCTGGAACCCTATGTTGACCACCTGCTCGGCTACATCGACCAGGCCAAGCTACGGCCGCTCAGGCTCGTGGTCAACGCCGGCAACGGCGCCGCCGGCCACGTCATCGACGCCATCGAACAGCGGTTTGCCGACGCGAACACGCCCATAGAGTTCATCAAGGTGCACCACGCGCCGGATAGCGACTTCCCCAACGGCATCCCCAACCCGCTTTTGCCCGAAAATCGGGCGGCAACCGCCGAGGCCGTGCAACAACACGGCGCCGATATCGGCATCGCCTGGGACGGCGACTTCGACCGCTGCTTCCTGTTCGACGAAAAAGGCCGGTTTGTCGAAGGCTATTACATCGTCGGACTATTGGCCGAAGCGTTCCTGCACAAGCATCCGGGCGAGAAAATCATTCACGACCCGCGCCTCACCTGGAACACCATCGACATAGTCACCCAAGCGGGAGGCGTACCCATTCAGAGCAAAACCGGCCACGCTTTCATCAAGGAACGCATGCGCGCGGAAAACGCCATATACGGCGGCGAGATGAGCGCCCACCACTACTTCCGCGACTTCGCCTACTGCGACAGCGGCATGATCCCCTGGCTGCTGGTCGCCGAACTATTGAGCACAAAACAAAAAACCTTGTCCCAATTAGTCGACGAGCGCGTATCCACCTACCCTTGCAGCGGCGAAATCAACTATAAGGTTTCCAGCCAGCCCGAAGCGATCAACCGAGTGCTCGAGCACTACGCCCCCTTGGCGCCCCGCATCGACAATACCGACGGACTCAGCATGGAGTTTTCCGACTGGCGCCTCAACCTGCGCGGCTCCAACACCGAACCCCTGCTTCGACTGAACGTAGAAAGCAGAGCCGATCCTGCATCCGTCGACGAGCACGTACGGCAAATCGAGCGTTTAATCGCCGCAACCACCTAA
- a CDS encoding mannose-1-phosphate guanylyltransferase/mannose-6-phosphate isomerase yields the protein MQLIPVILCGGAGSRLWPVSRALHPKPFIRLADGQSLLQKAFLRGAELPNVKTVLTVTNRDFFFKTEDEFREINATNIATSFILEPYGRNTAAAIAAAALQIAKTHGPDTLVLVLAADHLIADQEAFQKAVLASIELAATGKLVTFGIQPNAPETGYGYIEADGNNVLRFIEKPSREKAQEYLASGRYLWNSGMFCFSANSMLQEMERHCPEILSETKRCIERSRLAEGKDFTQLELDSNTFSSVPELSIDYAVMEKSSEVAVVPCDIGWSDIGSWTALGDLDEPDAHGNRTQGETLLHSSRNCTIHSNDRLVAAVGVEDLIIVDTPDALLVTEKSCSQDVKHIYAELKTKGHITHQLHRTVHRPWGTYTVLEEGSDFKIKRIVVKPGARLSLQMHYHRSEHWVVVSGTAKVVNEDSEIIVNTNESTYIKAGRKHRLENPGLLDLVMIEVQSGAYVGEDDIVRFEDNYGRA from the coding sequence ATGCAACTAATACCAGTAATTCTTTGCGGCGGCGCAGGTTCGCGTTTATGGCCGGTTTCCCGGGCGCTGCACCCCAAACCATTTATCCGCTTGGCGGATGGGCAAAGCTTACTACAAAAAGCATTCCTACGAGGGGCCGAATTACCGAATGTTAAAACGGTACTAACGGTCACCAACCGCGATTTCTTCTTTAAAACGGAAGACGAATTCCGCGAGATTAACGCGACCAATATCGCAACCTCTTTTATTCTCGAGCCCTATGGCCGAAATACCGCGGCGGCGATCGCTGCAGCGGCGTTGCAAATCGCTAAAACCCACGGACCGGATACGCTCGTCCTAGTTCTCGCAGCCGACCACCTCATCGCCGACCAGGAAGCCTTCCAAAAAGCCGTTCTCGCAAGCATCGAATTGGCCGCCACCGGGAAACTGGTCACGTTCGGCATTCAACCAAACGCTCCGGAAACCGGCTACGGCTACATTGAGGCCGACGGAAACAACGTGCTTCGCTTCATTGAAAAGCCTTCTCGAGAAAAAGCCCAAGAATACCTCGCATCCGGCCGTTACCTCTGGAATTCCGGGATGTTTTGCTTTTCCGCCAACAGCATGCTGCAGGAAATGGAGCGGCATTGCCCCGAAATCCTTTCCGAGACCAAACGCTGCATTGAGCGATCCAGGCTCGCCGAAGGCAAGGACTTCACTCAACTCGAGCTGGACTCCAACACGTTTTCCAGCGTTCCGGAACTGTCCATCGACTACGCCGTCATGGAAAAATCGAGCGAAGTCGCCGTGGTTCCCTGCGATATCGGCTGGAGCGACATCGGCTCCTGGACGGCATTAGGTGATTTGGACGAACCGGACGCCCACGGCAACCGCACCCAGGGCGAAACCTTGCTGCACAGCAGCCGTAACTGCACCATCCACAGCAACGACCGCCTGGTCGCCGCCGTCGGCGTGGAAGACCTGATCATCGTGGACACGCCGGACGCCCTTTTGGTCACAGAAAAGTCCTGCTCGCAGGATGTCAAACACATCTACGCGGAACTGAAAACCAAAGGACACATCACCCACCAGCTTCATCGCACGGTGCATCGGCCGTGGGGCACTTATACCGTGCTTGAAGAAGGCAGCGACTTCAAAATCAAGCGCATCGTAGTCAAGCCCGGAGCCAGGCTCAGCCTGCAAATGCACTACCATCGCAGCGAACACTGGGTGGTGGTCAGCGGCACGGCGAAAGTGGTGAACGAAGACAGCGAAATCATCGTCAACACCAACGAATCGACCTACATCAAAGCCGGACGCAAGCACCGCCTTGAAAACCCCGGGTTGCTCGACCTGGTCATGATCGAAGTACAAAGCGGCGCCTATGTCGGCGAAGACGACATCGTGCGCTTTGAAGACAATTACGGGCGCGCCTAA
- a CDS encoding helix-turn-helix domain-containing protein: protein MIGEYIDMHHGHSFAASSIGRVMAIGRRLREERERLQLSQADLAEQAGIPRGTQADYELGEAEPDSGYLETVKTLGIDVDYVLFGVDEPEAMVECPAFRSLLVERPITREECRQYASKGGPGGAITKALFSSTCPKCDKNPITRPPRTDGKANTADIDARLLENLLETLETMLEQTGTTLPPPKKARLVVMLYRTFRASGVIDKKTIEDALNLAV, encoded by the coding sequence TTGATCGGCGAATACATCGATATGCATCACGGACATTCGTTTGCGGCTTCATCTATAGGCAGAGTCATGGCAATCGGCAGGCGACTGAGAGAGGAGAGAGAGAGGCTTCAGCTTTCTCAAGCCGATCTCGCGGAACAAGCGGGCATACCGCGCGGCACCCAGGCCGACTACGAGCTAGGGGAGGCCGAGCCCGACTCCGGCTACCTGGAAACAGTCAAGACCCTGGGGATAGACGTCGATTACGTCCTGTTCGGCGTGGACGAACCGGAGGCGATGGTGGAATGCCCGGCGTTTCGGTCGCTGCTCGTCGAACGGCCTATTACGCGGGAGGAGTGCCGGCAATACGCATCGAAAGGCGGCCCCGGCGGCGCCATAACCAAGGCGCTTTTCAGTTCCACATGCCCCAAATGCGACAAAAACCCCATCACTCGGCCGCCCCGCACCGACGGCAAAGCGAACACGGCCGATATTGACGCGAGATTGCTGGAAAATTTGCTGGAAACGCTGGAAACGATGCTGGAACAAACCGGAACCACGCTGCCGCCCCCCAAAAAAGCGCGGCTGGTCGTCATGCTGTATCGAACCTTCCGCGCCAGCGGCGTCATCGACAAAAAAACCATCGAAGATGCGCTGAACCTTGCCGTCTAA
- the groES gene encoding co-chaperone GroES, whose product MKIRPLHDRVIVKRLEEERMTAGGIVIPDTAKEKPMRGEVLAVGNGKILDDGSVRAMAVKAGDKVLFGKYSGTEVKIDGEEVVVMREEDIMGVIEG is encoded by the coding sequence ATGAAAATTCGTCCCCTGCACGACCGAGTCATTGTTAAGCGTTTGGAAGAAGAGCGGATGACCGCCGGCGGCATCGTCATTCCCGACACCGCCAAAGAAAAGCCCATGCGCGGCGAAGTGCTGGCGGTTGGCAACGGCAAGATTCTCGACGACGGCAGCGTGCGCGCCATGGCCGTCAAGGCCGGCGACAAGGTGCTGTTCGGCAAGTACTCCGGCACCGAGGTGAAGATCGACGGTGAAGAAGTCGTCGTGATGCGCGAAGAAGACATCATGGGCGTCATCGAAGGCTAA
- the groL gene encoding chaperonin GroEL (60 kDa chaperone family; promotes refolding of misfolded polypeptides especially under stressful conditions; forms two stacked rings of heptamers to form a barrel-shaped 14mer; ends can be capped by GroES; misfolded proteins enter the barrel where they are refolded when GroES binds), with translation MAAKDVKFGDDARVRMVRGVNILAHAVKVTLGPKGRNVVLEKSFGAPTVTKDGVSVAKEIELKDKFENMGAQMVKEVASKTSDVAGDGTTTATVLAQAIMNEGLKAVAAGMNPMDLKRGIDKACAAAVEAVHAMAVPCADSKAIAQVGSISANSDEDVGKIIADAMDKVGKEGVITVEDGSGLENTLDIVEGMQFDRGYLSPYFINNQQTMNVELENPFILIYDKKISNIRDLLPTLEAVAKSGRALLIIAEDVEGEALATLVVNTMRGILKVAAVKAPGFGDRRKAMLEDIAILTGGTVIAEDVGLSLEQVTLDLLGTAKKVQITKENTTIIDGAGAHDKIEGRVTQIRRQIEDTTSDYDREKLQERLAKLAGGVAVIKVGAATEVEMKEKKARVEDALHATRAAVEEGIVAGGGVALVRALQKIKDLKGANHDQDVGIGILRRAMEEPLRQIVANCGDEPSVVLNKVSEGTGNFGYNAASGEFGDMIAMGILDPAKVTRTALQNASSVAGLMITTECMVAEEPKTESAGGMGDMGGMGGMGGMGGMM, from the coding sequence ATGGCAGCAAAAGACGTTAAATTCGGCGACGACGCACGTGTCCGCATGGTGCGCGGTGTAAACATCCTGGCTCACGCGGTGAAAGTGACCCTGGGTCCGAAAGGCCGCAACGTGGTGCTGGAAAAGAGCTTCGGCGCTCCCACCGTGACCAAGGACGGCGTGTCCGTGGCGAAGGAAATCGAACTGAAAGACAAGTTCGAAAACATGGGCGCCCAGATGGTAAAGGAAGTCGCTTCCAAGACTTCCGACGTGGCCGGCGACGGCACCACCACCGCCACCGTGCTGGCCCAGGCCATCATGAACGAAGGCCTGAAGGCGGTTGCCGCCGGCATGAACCCCATGGACCTGAAGCGCGGCATCGACAAGGCCTGCGCCGCCGCTGTGGAAGCCGTGCACGCCATGGCCGTACCCTGCGCCGACAGCAAGGCCATTGCCCAGGTGGGCAGCATCTCCGCCAACTCCGATGAAGACGTGGGCAAGATCATTGCCGACGCCATGGACAAGGTGGGCAAGGAAGGCGTCATCACCGTGGAAGACGGCTCCGGCCTGGAAAACACCCTGGACATCGTCGAGGGTATGCAGTTCGACCGCGGCTACCTGTCGCCGTACTTCATCAACAACCAGCAGACCATGAACGTGGAGCTGGAAAACCCGTTCATCCTGATCTACGACAAGAAGATCTCCAACATCCGCGACCTGCTGCCGACCCTGGAAGCCGTCGCCAAGTCCGGTCGCGCCCTGTTGATCATCGCAGAAGACGTGGAAGGCGAAGCGCTGGCTACGTTGGTGGTGAACACCATGCGCGGCATCTTGAAAGTGGCCGCTGTTAAGGCACCGGGCTTCGGCGACCGCCGCAAGGCTATGCTGGAAGACATCGCCATCCTGACCGGCGGCACCGTGATCGCGGAAGACGTGGGTCTGTCCCTGGAACAAGTGACCTTGGACCTGCTGGGCACCGCCAAGAAGGTACAGATCACCAAGGAAAACACCACGATCATCGACGGCGCCGGCGCCCACGACAAGATCGAAGGCCGCGTAACGCAAATCCGTCGCCAGATCGAAGACACCACTTCCGACTACGACCGCGAAAAGCTGCAAGAACGTCTGGCCAAGCTGGCCGGCGGCGTTGCGGTGATCAAAGTGGGCGCAGCCACCGAAGTGGAAATGAAGGAAAAGAAAGCCCGCGTGGAAGACGCCCTGCACGCTACCCGTGCAGCGGTTGAAGAAGGCATCGTCGCCGGCGGCGGCGTCGCTCTGGTGCGCGCCCTGCAGAAAATCAAGGACCTGAAAGGCGCCAACCACGATCAGGACGTCGGCATCGGCATCCTGCGCCGCGCCATGGAAGAACCGCTGCGTCAGATCGTCGCCAACTGCGGCGACGAGCCGTCCGTGGTGCTGAACAAGGTGTCGGAAGGTACCGGCAACTTCGGCTACAACGCCGCCAGCGGCGAGTTCGGCGACATGATCGCCATGGGCATCCTGGACCCCGCCAAGGTAACCCGCACGGCGCTGCAGAACGCATCGTCCGTAGCCGGCCTGATGATCACCACCGAATGCATGGTGGCGGAAGAACCGAAGACGGAATCCGCCGGCGGCATGGGTGACATGGGCGGTATGGGTGGCATGGGCGGCATGGGCGGTATGATGTAA